One Calderihabitans maritimus genomic window, GAGGTAAAATTAACATTGAAATATATCCGGCAAGATGGGGATAGAGAACCTTGAAATTCAGAAAAATACTTTATTTGCTAATAATTGTACTTATGGCGGGAGTTCCCCGGCCTCTCTTTGCTGAAGAGACCGTGGCTGCGGCAGAGGTTGACCATCAGCACCAGTATGTGGTCAAAGCCATCCATATCGTAAAGAAAGGGGAAAGCCTCTGGTCCATCAGTCGCCATTATGGCGTAGAATTGGAAAAGCTTATGGAAGCAAACGATCTAACTTCGGACACCATATTCCCGAGACAAAAACTTGTTATTCCGGCGGAAAATGTTCCAGAGGCCGGTAACTCGCAGGCGAAAGAGGGAGAATTTATCCACTGGAACCAGGTGCAAAATATGTTCCGGTTGTTTGATTTTGCCACGGTTACCGACATGGAGACAGGATTGACTTTTCGGGTACAGCGAACCGGAGGAAGATTCCATGCCGACGTAGAACCTGTTTCACAGGACGATACGGCGATCATTAAAAAAATTTACAACGGTCAATGGAGCTGGTCCCCGCGAGCAGCTTTAGTTGCAGTGAACGGGCATACTATTGCTGCTTCCATAAGCGGAATGCCCCATGGTAGAGGAGTTATAAAACATAACGACTTTCCTGGTTACATGTGTA contains:
- a CDS encoding LysM peptidoglycan-binding domain-containing protein translates to MKFRKILYLLIIVLMAGVPRPLFAEETVAAAEVDHQHQYVVKAIHIVKKGESLWSISRHYGVELEKLMEANDLTSDTIFPRQKLVIPAENVPEAGNSQAKEGEFIHWNQVQNMFRLFDFATVTDMETGLTFRVQRTGGRFHADVEPVSQDDTAIIKKIYNGQWSWSPRAALVAVNGHTIAASISGMPHGRGVIKHNDFPGYMCIHFRGSLKTSDLKEDLEHQKMVRKAAGLD